The DNA region TTTCGAGAGCTTCCAAGAACTCCATTGCCGAAGCGGCAGCCGGAGGATCACTACCGACGCCGGCGGCCGGCACAGTGTCCAGAATCAGGTCGTCGATCGGTTGTGCGCGTTTGACGCGGTAGTTGTCGACGATCTTGCGGGAGCAGATTGACAGCAGCCAGGTCTGGAGCGACGACCCGCCGCGGAAGCTGCCGAGTTGGCGCCACGCCGAGACGAAGGTCTCTTGAACCACATCGGCGACGTCGTGGTCGTTGGCGAGCATCCGGCGGGCGTACCGAAAGAGCAGCGGACCGTGCCGGTGCACGATGACCTCGAACGCGGTCCGGTCGCCCAGTGTGGCGGAATTGGCGAGGTACCAATCGCCGGCCTCAGTAAGGTCCGCAGCTTGCCGGTCGATGGTCATTCGACCTCCTCCGGTACCGCGATGGCGGATGACTACGTCCAACCTATCGCGCGCCCGATCTTGGACAGCAGACTCGGCGCCGAAAAATGTGACGCAGATCACACGCTTCAGACCTGCGGATGGGGGCATTCGAACACGTCTAACGGGGGTACGCACAATCGACTTGAAGGAGATGGTCCTCGATGACCAGCACTCAACCTGCCAGCACCGCAATCGCCAAGGACGGCACTGGTCGAGGCGAGCCTGCACTGCTGACTTCACAGGGCAAGACCACGATCGCCGATACCGTCGTGTCCAAGATAGCGGGCATCGCGGCGAAGGAGGTGCACGGCGTCTACAGCCTCGGAGGTGGCGCGTCCCGCGTCGTCGGAGCGCTGCGCGAACGCATCCCGGGAGCCAGCGTGAACCACTCCCAAGGTGTGTCGGTGGAGGTCGGCGAGAAGCAGACCGCCGTCGACCTCGACATCGTGGCCGACTACGGGGTGTCCATCACCGACCTCGCAGAAGGGTTGCGGCGTAATGTGATTGCCGCCATCGAGCGGATGACCGGGCTGGAAGTCACCGAAGTCAACGTCACCGTTCACGACGTTCACCTCGAAGACGACGAAGACACTTCCGAGCAACCCGCGCCTGCCCGAGTGCAGTGAGGTAGGCAGACCAGTGGCAGAACAACCTGGAAAGCAGCAGACAG from Mycobacterium sp. DL includes:
- a CDS encoding RNA polymerase sigma factor codes for the protein MTIDRQAADLTEAGDWYLANSATLGDRTAFEVIVHRHGPLLFRYARRMLANDHDVADVVQETFVSAWRQLGSFRGGSSLQTWLLSICSRKIVDNYRVKRAQPIDDLILDTVPAAGVGSDPPAAASAMEFLEALEMALLELPPRQRSSWVLREIEEMTFVQIGEILGLSQDAARGHHFRATRTLRERLHRWR
- a CDS encoding Asp23/Gls24 family envelope stress response protein, whose product is MTSTQPASTAIAKDGTGRGEPALLTSQGKTTIADTVVSKIAGIAAKEVHGVYSLGGGASRVVGALRERIPGASVNHSQGVSVEVGEKQTAVDLDIVADYGVSITDLAEGLRRNVIAAIERMTGLEVTEVNVTVHDVHLEDDEDTSEQPAPARVQ